From a single Silene latifolia isolate original U9 population chromosome 6, ASM4854445v1, whole genome shotgun sequence genomic region:
- the LOC141586899 gene encoding uncharacterized protein LOC141586899 has translation MAEAPVNRLVVQALASVNGDIRGPPRGCVAVVATVDARVDAAPAAACLSSPVSGIDRVEDVIRLPDSQLVEAPEVVQVVKRKRGRPPRNPPSAAAAVAAVASSAVAAAAAAAVASTSKRSKKEDEDVCFICFDGGSLVVCDRRDCPKAYHPACVKRDEAFFKPNIHWDCGWHLCNNCQRNAIFMCYTCPYSLCKGCVKQADIFRVRGNKGFCRTCMTTIMLIEKIPQENMELVQVDFDDRANWEYLFKMYWLYLKEKETITVDELTRASNPCKSSGLENKDSFQQKTDESCLNNTSELSNNSANLEANASKRRKIRIQQPSLYMDSQKTVKTESNKECGLLGEPDWASKELLEFVAHMKNGDTSVVPQFDVQALLLDYIRKNNLRDPRRKCQIICDKRLENLFGKDRVGHFEMLKLLEYHFKEESRTNGVIHGAAMDPFSGLAEEGIEIQIPSRETRGQSRRKGDDKGRKVNLDGYAAINGHNINLIYLKRSLLETLTVHAENFHDKVVGSVVRIKISSSDQKQDMHRLVRIIGTSKTTEPYEIGGKMENFMLKILNLNKIEDVSIDAISDQEFSEDECRRLRQSIKLGLVERLTVGEIQKKAMALQAARIDHWLETEILKLNLLRDRANEMGHRKELREYVEKIELLKTPEERQRRIHEVPEVHADPRMDPSYGSDDDSGDSDMKGRDVAWTPKYSKSRVKSMESKSPLRLGDMSKEDRTRTSKAAAVNGACKRKNSTKSHVNGVLGSPKSTQKTERADAPLRVLKIESRTETSTSGENGVTINGSNSKISSEPQVTHSRGVLLVSDISELEKIWYYRDPADKIQGPFCLLQLRKWNSSGYFPSDLRVWKTNETYDRSILLNDVLLKQQSSEPHSQQHSCLQSHDGGKFDDEKVNSIGTMSSNSVAPRTSEQANEECSETNSTDVASFRGANEHSTNGFSYQPDSDGQGGAGQTSVENLKAQLIESLFNIEEPSADAAINTSPDMMHLDLESDPLHLSCAMSMSDTIDAKIQAVKSQSSSPDAGRSDSGTSLPMASELPGSMSNSNCEMKNLHVVPELHEKSEVCKVSVVPTLSSKENKDLDGHDADQKECAGYGQEQDSRVSSTVTSSATVPVLPIAVDKEDTEALRSYVTDNRHSIAANILQQENKYYTASDIPEQASGASWSTISGGVMVSDLPSTSLMTQADGSKNPIIENKGTPTSSIPVQDSGIRWTNILDDVHLPDVAGEWGMYSTVHAKPSVVEFNPGLASGSSTRLAEVPIGHAAVTSESCQLTLNCDISNWQPIELSTLGDESVSDLLSEVEAMESLRSMSSPTSWMNCGDDSIGSPGDDCFSPLGGLTPHLDPVKNDALSSSTDLQFHESFHIDDCGIPRISSIFSTLAPEADPQPKSVIASSNFVSQAPFSSLPPPPPPLPPSVLSPSPLSLSCSLPPPSPPPPPPPQAVPPPPPPPPQAVPPPPQAVSPATKSPSLASPPPPPIPEAEKPLSSPQPLFAEKPPSPAPAATNLHSSPPVATKSPSPPLQQADKPFPHPQSPPLHRKPLSPALQPSSATAKLATAEKLSLPPPRVSTLSVDYPSSPQEEGEVVPPSVSVHQQEVGFHDQQSPQSTTTNYLRKQGPETRKSKRDLPGQPIGKLSSTGSILGSPYTQWNNPNPGQVMPAVGANPNPHWNPSVVGPGTRASQTSPRYTSRNGGRHAVPKDSKSHHHHGVDSGFGKSRPISYNRQSSFGVGGVPSRPPLRGQRVCKFHESGYCKRGASCKYLHP, from the exons ATGGCGGAAGCTCCGGTTAACAGGTTGGTAGTTCAAGCTTTAGCTTCCGTCAATGGCGATATACGAGGACCACCACGAGGATGCGTTGCCGTTGTTGCTACTGTTGATGCTCGTGTTGATGCTGCTCCTGCTGCTGCATGCTTGTCTTCTCCAGTTTCGGGTATTGATCGGGTTGAAGATGTTATCCGATTACCCGATTCTCAGCTTGTAGAAGCTCCGGAGGTAGTTCAAGTTGTTAAACGGAAACGAGGACGACCTCCGAGGAATCCACCATCGGCTGCCGCGGCTGTGGCGGCGGTTGCTTCGTCTGCggtggctgctgctgctgctgcggctGTGGCATCGACGAGTAAGAGGAGTAAGAAGGAGGATGAGGATGTTTGCTTTATTTGTTTTGATGGTGGCTCGCTTGTTGTTTGTGACCGCCG GGATTGTCCGAAGGCGTATCATCCGGCTTGTGTTAAGCGAGACGAGGCGTTCTTTAAACCCAATATACATTGGGATTGTG GCTGGCATTTATGCAACAACTGTCAGAGAAATGCTATTTTTATGTGCTATACATGCCCTTACTCTTTATGTAAGGGATGTGTTAAGCAGGCTGATATATTTCGCGTGAGAGGGAACAAAGGATTCTGTAGAACATGCATGACGACTATAATGCTAATTGAAAAGATACCCCAGGAAAACATGGAATTG GTCCAGGTGGATTTTGACGACAGGGCTAATTGGGAGTATCTTTTTAAAATGTATTGGTTATACTTAAAAGAGAAAGAAACTATTACTGTGGATGAGCTAACTCGGGCTTCTAATCCCTGTAAAAGCTCTGGGCTTGAAAATAAGGATAGCTTTCAGCAGAAAACCGATGAGTCTTGTCTAAATAACACCTCTGAGTTGAGCAACAACAGTGCGAATTTGGAAGCAAATGCTTCAAAGCGAAGAAAGATAAGAATACAGCAGCCATCCCTCTATATGGATTCACAAAAGACTGTCAAAACAGAGAGCAATAAGGAATGTGGTTTGCTCGGAGAACCTGATTGGGCATCTAAAGAGTTATTGGAGTTTGTTGCACACATGAAAAATGGTGATACATCAGTTGTACCCCAGTTTGATGTGCAGGCTCTTCTTCTGGATTACATAAGGAAAAATAATCTTCGTGATCCTCGCCGAAAATGCCAAATTATTTGTGATAAGAGGTTGGAGAATTTGTTTGGTAAAGATCGAGTCGGGCATTTTGAGATGTTAAAGCTTCTTGAGTATCATTTTAAAGAAGAATCTCGCACCAACGGTGTGATCCATGGTGCAGCTATGGACCCTTTCTCTGGGCTGGCAGAGGAGGGGATTGAAATTCAAATTCCAAGTAGGGAGACCAGGGGTCAAAGTCGTAGAAAAGGAGATGATAAAGGCAGAAAAGTTAACCTGGATGGTTATGCAGCAATCAATGGTCACAACATTAACTTGATTTACCTGAAGAGGAGTTTGTTGGAAACCCTAACTGTGCATGCGGAAAATTTTCATGACAAAGTTGTTGGCTCCGTTGTTCGAATAAAAATCTCTAGTAGTGATCAAAAGCAAGATATGCACCGGTTGGTCCGTATTATAG GTACTAGTAAAACAACTGAACCATATGAAATTGGTGGTAAGATGGAGAATTTTATGCTCAAAATATTAAATCTGAACAAGATTGAAGATGTTTCCATAGATGCAATTTCAGACCAAGAATTTTCTGAG GATGAGTGCAGGCGGTTACGCCAAAGTATAAAACTGGGGCTTGTTGAGAGGTTGACTGTG ggggaaattCAGAAAAAAGCAATGGCACTACAAGCAGCGAGGATTGATCAT TGGCTTGAAACAGAGATTCTGAAGCTAAATCTTCTTCGTGATCGTGCTAATGAGATGGGGCATCGGAAGGA GCTTAGAGAATATGTAGAGAAAATAGAGCTTCTAAAAACTCCTGAAGAGCGCCAGCGTAGGATTCATGAAGTTCCGGAAGTGCATGCTGATCCGAGAATGGATCCTAGTTATGGGTCGGATGATGATTCTGGAGATAGTGACATGAAGGGGCGAG ATGTTGCCTGGACACCAAAATACTCGAAATCACGTGTGAAGAGTATGGAATCAAAATCTCCCTTAAGATTAGGGGATATGTCAAAAGAAGACCGGACTAGGACATCCAAAGCTGCAGCTGTGAATGGGGCGTGTAAAAGAAAAAACTCGACTAAATCTCATGTCAATGGTGTTTTAGGATCTCCCAAGTCCACTCAGAAAACTGAAAGAGCTGATGCTCCACTGAGAGTCTTGAAAATCGAAAGTCGAACAGAAACTAGTACATCTGGTGAGAATGGAGTCACAATAAATGGTTCCAATTCTAAGATTAGTTCTGAGCCGCAAGTGACACACTCCCGAGGGGTGTTACTTGTTTCCGATATTAGTGAACTTGAGAAGATCTGGTACTATCGGGATCCAGCAGACAAAATCCAAGGACCATTCTGCCTGCTGCAGTTACGGAAGTGGAATTCGAGCGGGTATTTCCCTAGTGATTTAAGGGTGTGGAAGACCAATGAAACTTATGATCGATCAATACTTCTGAATGATGTATTATTGAAACAGCAATCCAGCGAGCCTCATTCCCAGCAACATTCATGTTTGCAGTCTCATGATGGAGGTAAATTTGATGATGAAAAAGTTAATTCTATTGGGACAATGAGCAGCAACTCTGTCGCTCCTAGGACTAGTGAACAAGCAAATGAAGAGTGCAGCGAGACAAACTCGACTGACGTAGCTTCTTTTCGCGGGGCTAATGAACATTCAACAAACGGTTTCAGCTATCAGCCTGATTCTGATGGTCAAGGTGGTGCAGGTCAAACTTCTGTCGAAAATTTGAAAGCTCAGCTGATCGAGAGCTTATTTAACATCGAGGAACCAAGTGCTGATGCTGCTATCAATACGTCCCCTGATATGATGCATCTTGACCTTGAATCTGATCCCTTGCATTTATCATGTGCTATGTCAATGTCTGATACAATTGATGCCAAAATTCAAGCTGTGAAAAGTCAATCTTCTAGTCCAGATGCTGGTAGGTCAGATTCTGGAACTAGTTTGCCCATGGCTTCTGAACTTCCAGGttcaatgtcaaactctaattgcgAGATGAAGAATCTGCACGTGGTCCCTGAACTTCATGAAAAGTCAGAGGTGTGTAAAGTTTCTGTTGTGCCTACTCTTTCGTCGAAAGAAAACAAGGATTTAGATGGACATGATGCTGACCAAAAGGAATGTGCTGGTTATGGCCAAGAGCAAGATTCAAGAGTAAGTAGTACAGTTACCAGTAGTGCTACTGTTCCTGTGTTGCCAATTGCTGTTGATAAGGAGGACACTGAAGCCTTGAGATCATATGTTACTGATAATAGACATTCTATTGCTGCAAATATTCTTCAGCAAGAAAATAAATATTATACAGCTTCTGATATTCCCGAGCAAGCATCAGGTGCTAGCTGGAGTACAATCTCGGGTGGAGTTATGGTTTCTGATCTACCTAGTACCTCACTCATGACCCAAGCTGATGGATCAAAGAATCCAATTATtgaaaacaaaggtactccaacTTCAAGCATTCCTGTGCAAGATTCAGGAATCAGGTGGACTAATATCCTTGATGACGTGCATCTCCCTGATGTTGCTGGTGAATGGGGCATGTACTCCACTGTGCATGCCAAACCTAGTGTTGTGGAATTCAACCCTGGTCTAGCCTCTGGCTCATCAACCAGGCTAGCAGAAGTTCCCATTGGCCATGCTGCTGTCACGTCAGAGAGTTGCCAGCTGACTCTGAACTGTGATATATCAAATTGGCAGCCCATTGAGTTGAGCACATTAGGGGATGAATCAGTTTCCGATTTGTTGTCGGAAGTAGAGGCCATGGAGTCTTTGAGAAGCATGTCGTCCCCGACTTCATGGATGAACTGTGGAGATGACTCAATTGGTTCTCCTGGAGATGATTGTTTTAGTCCTCTTGGAGGTTTGACTCCACATCTTGATCCTGTTAAAAATGATGCTTTAAGCTCCTCTACTGATTTACAGTTTCACGAGTCCTTCCATATTGATGATTGTGGAATTCCTAGGATCTCTTCCATTTTCTCGACACTCGCTCCCGAGGCAGACCcacaacctaagtcggttatagCTTCCAGCAATTTTGTTTCTCAAGCTCCTTTTTCATCGTTGCCACCTCCACCTCCCCCACTTCCGCCGTCTGTGTTATCGCCATCACCTCTTTCACTCTCATGCTCACTACCTCCACCTTCACCTCCACCTCCGCCTCCACCTCAAGCAGtgccaccaccacctccacctccgCCTCAAGCAGTGCCACCACCACCTCAAGCAGTGTCACCAGCCACAAAATCACCTTCACTAGCATCGCCACCACCACCCCCCATACCAGAAGCTGAGAAACCCCTTTCATCACCACAACCACTATTTGCTGAAAAACCACCTTCTCCAGCACCAGCAGCCACAAATTTACATTCTTCACCACCAGTAGCCACAAAGTCACCTTCGCCACCCCTACAACAAGCTGATAAACCATTTCCACATCCACAGAGTCCACCACTTCATAGGAAGCCACTTTCACCAGCACTCCAACCATCATCAGCTACTGCCAAACTAGCAACAGCCGAAAAGCTATCATTGCCACCACCACGAGTTTCCACCTTGAGTGTAGACTACCCCTCAAGTCCCCAAGAGGAAGGGGAGGTGGTCCCCCCCAGCGTTTCAGTACATCAGCAAGAAGTGGGTTTCCATGATCAACAATCACCACAATCCACAACCACCAATTATTTACGCAAACAAGGCCCTGAAACTAGAAAAAGCAAGCGGGATTTGCCAGGACAACCAATAGGTAAATTATCTAGCACAGGTTCCATTTTAGGCAGTCCTTACACGCAGTGGAACAATCCCAATCCTGGACAGGTGATGCCAGCTGTAGGTGCTAACCCTAACCCACATTGGAACCCTTCAGTGGTGGGCCCGGGTACCAGAGCGAGCCAGACGTCCCCAAGATATACTAGTCGTAATGGTGGTAGACATGCGGTTCCGAAGGACAGTAAGAGTCACCATCATCACGGTGTAGATTCAGGTTTTGGTAAAAGTAGGCCAATTTCTTATAACAGGCAATCCTCTTTTGGGGTCGGGGGAGTACCTTCAAGGCCTCCCCTGAGAGGGCAGCGTGTTTGTAAATTTCATGAGAGTGGGTACTGTAAGAGGGGTGCGTCCTGTAAGTACTTGCATCCTTAA